The genome window AACGCGATCGCCGCCTCCACCGCGGTGACGGCGGCTCGCCTCGCCCTTCGCGGCGACGGAAGCCACTACGTCTCGCTGGATGCGGTCGTCGAGACGATGCGCCAGACCGGCATCGACATGTCGACGAAGTACAAGGAGACCAGCGAGGGCGGGCTCGCGGTCAACGTCATCGAGTGCTGAGCCGCCTGCCCGACGGCCGCGTCGGTGGCTGGGACTAGCCTCCGTCGGAGGAGGAACGCATGGAATCGATCTGGACCCCCGGCAGCCGTCGTCGACGAGAGCAGCCGGTCGTCGCCGTGCGGGCGAACGACGACGCCCCCGAGCCCGGGAGGGTGTGGCCCACGAGCATCCCTGCTGTGGCCCAGGTGCTGAAGTCGGGGATCGACCTCTCTCCCGGGGTGACCTTCCTCGTCGGTGAGAACGGCAGCGGCAAATCCACGATCGTCGAGGGCATCGCGATCGCCTACGGACTCTCTCCTGAGGGAGGGTCGAAGTTCGCCCGGCACAGCACGCGAGCCACCGAGTCGCCGCTGTCGGAGTGGCTCACGCTGCAGCGAGGAGTCGGCGCGAACCGCTGGGGCTTCTTCCTGCGGGCAGAGACGATGCACTCGTTCTACACCTACCTCGAAGAGAACCCCTCCCCACGGGGAGATGTGCCGTTCCACGAGATGAGTCATGGCGAGTCGTTCCTCGCCCTCCTCGAGAGCCGATTCGACGAGCCTGGCTTCTACTGTCTCGACGAACCTGAAGCCGCGCTGTCGTTCCAGTCGACGCTCACCCTCATCGCCGT of Microbacterium sp. LWH13-1.2 contains these proteins:
- a CDS encoding AAA family ATPase, which gives rise to MESIWTPGSRRRREQPVVAVRANDDAPEPGRVWPTSIPAVAQVLKSGIDLSPGVTFLVGENGSGKSTIVEGIAIAYGLSPEGGSKFARHSTRATESPLSEWLTLQRGVGANRWGFFLRAETMHSFYTYLEENPSPRGDVPFHEMSHGESFLALLESRFDEPGFYCLDEPEAALSFQSTLTLIAVLQRIVDEGGQVLCATHSPVLAALPGARILEVGDWGIRPAEWNNLEIVNHWRSFLQDPQRYLRHLLD